One window from the genome of Breoghania sp. L-A4 encodes:
- a CDS encoding Lrp/AsnC ligand binding domain-containing protein, whose protein sequence is MKPFFVLIKCRLGKAYEVAGEIADAEIASEIYSTAGDYDLLAKFYVEDDADIGHFVNEKVHCIDNIQDTKTIITFKAF, encoded by the coding sequence ATGAAGCCGTTTTTCGTCCTCATCAAGTGCCGGCTCGGCAAGGCCTATGAGGTCGCGGGCGAAATCGCCGACGCGGAAATCGCCTCCGAGATCTACTCGACCGCGGGCGATTACGACCTGCTGGCAAAATTCTACGTCGAGGACGACGCCGACATCGGCCATTTCGTGAACGAAAAGGTCCACTGCATCGACAACATCCAGGACACCAAGACGATCATCACGTTCAAGGCGTTCTGA
- the thiM gene encoding hydroxyethylthiazole kinase, producing MTPVVDMDHLADSLERLRGAKVRVHCITNAVAQNFSANMLLALGVRPSMTVAPSEVPAFVSSADALLVNLGTLDRERRDAIDLALDAALETQTPWVLDPVLVNRSPERLALARALVDREPMIVRANAEEFASLAEPGETAAHYAVRKLTCVALTGEVDRISDGGRSAALSNGHPLMARVTAMGCAATAVASAFLAVEHDPLRSAVCAFTVVGVAGEIAAGEARGPGSFAVSLLDALYTLDGDTLRRAARVAVEEADGDPRATDLGVTAQ from the coding sequence ATGACACCGGTTGTCGATATGGATCATCTGGCGGACTCGCTGGAGCGATTGCGCGGCGCAAAGGTGCGGGTGCACTGCATCACCAACGCGGTGGCGCAGAACTTTTCCGCCAACATGCTGCTGGCGCTGGGCGTCAGGCCGTCGATGACCGTGGCACCCTCGGAGGTGCCGGCCTTCGTCTCCAGCGCTGACGCATTGCTGGTCAATCTGGGGACGCTCGACCGCGAGCGGCGCGACGCCATTGACCTGGCGCTTGATGCAGCGCTTGAGACACAAACGCCTTGGGTGCTGGATCCGGTGCTGGTCAACCGCTCGCCCGAGCGGCTGGCTCTGGCGCGCGCGCTGGTCGACCGGGAACCCATGATTGTGCGCGCCAATGCCGAGGAATTCGCCTCTCTGGCGGAACCCGGCGAGACGGCGGCGCATTACGCGGTGCGCAAGCTCACCTGCGTGGCGCTGACCGGCGAGGTTGACCGTATCAGCGACGGCGGACGTTCGGCGGCCCTGTCCAACGGTCATCCGCTGATGGCACGGGTGACGGCCATGGGGTGTGCGGCGACGGCGGTGGCCAGCGCTTTCCTGGCCGTCGAGCACGATCCCCTGCGCTCCGCCGTTTGCGCTTTCACTGTCGTCGGGGTCGCGGGAGAAATCGCGGCGGGCGAGGCGAGAGGGCCGGGGAGTTTCGCGGTCTCTTTGCTGGATGCGCTGTACACGCTGGATGGCGACACGCTGCGCAGGGCCGCCCGCGTCGCCGTCGAGGAAGCGGATGGGGATCCGCGCGCAACCGATTTGGGAGTAACAGCACAATGA
- the thiD gene encoding bifunctional hydroxymethylpyrimidine kinase/phosphomethylpyrimidine kinase — MTAIAVTIAGSDSGGGAGIQADLKTFSALGVYGASVIAALTAQNTLGVTGIYDVPPDFVRAQMDAVFSDLKVDAVKIGMLSRPAVIEAVARGLDAFDRTDAVLDPVMVAASGDPLLANEAVAVLVAELFPRAALITPNLHEAARILDAPVAETRAQMQAQAEALLALGPRAVLVKGGHGDGAESADILLSANGARWFTAPRLETKNTHGTGCTLSSAIAAGLARGLDLAAAVAAAKDYVTAAIRAADDLTIGAGHGPVHHFHAQWTENTQ; from the coding sequence ATGACGGCAATCGCCGTAACAATCGCCGGATCCGATTCCGGCGGCGGCGCGGGCATTCAGGCTGATCTGAAGACCTTTTCCGCGCTCGGCGTCTATGGCGCCAGCGTCATCGCGGCGCTGACCGCGCAGAACACGCTGGGCGTCACCGGCATCTACGATGTGCCGCCGGACTTTGTTCGCGCGCAGATGGACGCGGTGTTCTCCGATCTCAAGGTGGACGCTGTGAAGATCGGCATGCTGTCGCGGCCCGCCGTCATCGAGGCGGTGGCCCGTGGGCTGGACGCCTTCGATCGCACCGATGCCGTGCTCGATCCCGTCATGGTGGCGGCCTCGGGCGATCCGCTTCTCGCCAATGAGGCTGTGGCGGTGCTGGTTGCGGAACTGTTTCCGCGCGCGGCGCTGATCACGCCCAACCTGCATGAGGCGGCACGAATCCTGGATGCGCCGGTCGCCGAGACGCGCGCGCAGATGCAGGCGCAGGCGGAGGCGCTGCTGGCGCTGGGTCCGCGCGCCGTGCTGGTCAAGGGCGGCCATGGGGATGGGGCGGAGAGCGCCGATATTCTGCTGAGCGCCAATGGCGCGCGATGGTTCACCGCGCCGCGCCTTGAGACGAAGAACACCCATGGCACCGGCTGCACATTGTCCTCGGCCATCGCGGCGGGGCTGGCGCGCGGGCTGGATCTTGCCGCCGCCGTCGCTGCCGCCAAGGACTATGTAACCGCGGCGATCAGGGCCGCCGACGATCTGACGATCGGTGCCGGTCACGGGCCGGTGCATCACTTCCATGCTCAATGGACGGAGAACACGCAATGA